A genome region from candidate division KSB1 bacterium includes the following:
- the rnc gene encoding ribonuclease III, whose protein sequence is MDYKFENKKLLYQALKHRSYLAYSGECRTASNERLELLGDSVLGLVVTEFLFDKFPKETEGILTNYKSLLVSGRLLAEIAKDFDLGGFLLLNDSEERTGGRKRRSLLADAVEAIIGAIYLDGGLPPAKEFIHHNITWRLDSLLKNGQLRNNKSLLQEHCQSLGLCGPFYKIEHEEGPDHKKHFTVSVTVDKKKLGYGEGTSKKRAEQKAASEALQRLDLI, encoded by the coding sequence TTGGACTATAAATTCGAAAACAAGAAATTACTCTACCAGGCTTTAAAGCACCGTTCATATCTCGCCTACTCCGGTGAATGCAGAACAGCGTCCAACGAACGACTGGAACTATTGGGGGATTCGGTTTTAGGGCTTGTGGTGACTGAATTTTTATTCGATAAATTCCCCAAAGAAACCGAAGGTATTCTGACCAACTATAAATCTCTACTGGTCAGCGGCCGATTACTGGCCGAGATTGCCAAAGACTTTGACCTGGGTGGATTTCTATTGCTGAACGATTCAGAAGAGCGGACAGGCGGAAGAAAACGGCGTTCTCTGCTGGCTGATGCGGTAGAGGCCATCATTGGAGCTATCTATCTGGACGGCGGCCTCCCCCCTGCAAAAGAATTTATTCACCACAATATCACCTGGCGGCTGGATTCTCTATTAAAAAACGGCCAGTTGCGCAACAACAAAAGTCTGCTGCAGGAGCATTGCCAAAGTCTTGGTTTATGCGGACCGTTTTACAAAATCGAACATGAAGAGGGGCCGGATCATAAAAAGCATTTTACCGTTTCAGTCACGGTTGACAAAAAAAAGCTGGGGTATGGCGAAGGCACTTCCAAAAAACGCGCCGAGCAGAAAGCGGCCAGTGAAGCTCTTCAGCGCTTAGATCTGATCTGA
- a CDS encoding AEC family transporter, giving the protein MKDILSNPLVLGAAVALPFSVWHIPVPMLLAKTLGYLSNLTLPLALIAIGGQLTCRSFKVDAKLAGLTAVNKLLLMPFAYTVVAFLLGFRGIDLGVIYLLSASPTAIASYPMAEALGANGRLAGNIILVTTLGAMVTIFLGITVLGYLQLI; this is encoded by the coding sequence ATGAAGGATATTCTCAGCAATCCATTGGTCCTCGGAGCGGCTGTGGCGCTGCCCTTTTCCGTATGGCATATTCCGGTGCCGATGCTGTTAGCCAAAACACTGGGCTATTTATCAAATCTGACTCTGCCGCTGGCATTGATTGCCATAGGTGGTCAGTTGACCTGCCGCAGTTTTAAAGTGGACGCCAAACTGGCCGGTTTAACCGCGGTGAATAAACTGCTGCTGATGCCGTTCGCTTATACTGTTGTTGCATTCCTGCTTGGATTTCGCGGAATTGATCTGGGTGTTATTTATTTGTTGTCCGCATCTCCAACGGCCATCGCCAGTTACCCGATGGCGGAGGCTTTGGGTGCGAACGGCCGTCTGGCCGGTAATATCATCCTCGTGACGACTCTGGGGGCCATGGTGACTATATTTCTGGGAATTACAGTTTTGGGATATTTACAGTTAATCTGA
- a CDS encoding AEC family transporter — protein MNLIQQFGFTVNAVAPVFFLVFMGIALKKWNVTNDTFNRTGSLVVFRVALPALVFERIAFTEFSEVFNGKLIGFVLAATLLWTLLMTVYAILLQCDGRDTGVFIQGSYRSNFAIIGMALIYNVLGDTALSKAAIILAVLMPVFNILAILALTLPQHKEKVSIRFRQ, from the coding sequence ATGAATTTGATACAGCAATTCGGATTTACGGTCAATGCTGTGGCGCCGGTTTTCTTTCTGGTGTTTATGGGGATTGCCCTTAAAAAATGGAATGTCACCAATGACACCTTTAACCGCACCGGCTCGCTCGTCGTTTTTCGTGTGGCCTTGCCCGCCCTCGTATTCGAGCGAATCGCTTTTACAGAGTTCTCCGAGGTATTTAACGGCAAACTGATCGGCTTTGTGCTGGCCGCCACATTGCTCTGGACCCTCCTGATGACGGTGTATGCGATCCTGCTCCAGTGCGATGGCCGGGACACCGGCGTTTTTATTCAGGGAAGCTATCGCAGTAATTTTGCCATTATCGGCATGGCCCTGATATATAATGTACTGGGAGATACAGCCTTGAGCAAGGCGGCCATTATCCTGGCGGTATTGATGCCGGTCTTTAATATTCTTGCTATTCTGGCGCTCACCTTGCCGCAGCATAAGGAAAAAGTATCCATCCGTTTCAGACAATGA
- the rlmB gene encoding 23S rRNA (guanosine(2251)-2'-O)-methyltransferase RlmB, translating into MTKEKHTGLIYGRNPILEWIDSGLGIKVVYISRDAGQKPVRDILRYCDQKSVPLQRVSPHDISRITGTHKHQNVAARVELPGYVELDELFRQAEKRDEAPLIVILDGITDPHNLGAILRTADAAGVHGVIIPKDKAAGLTASAVKASAGAAAYCPVVQVTNIVRTIKELKQRRLWITGLDQDAEQTFEYIDWCGPSALIMGSEGRGIRRLVRDSCDFIASISMHGHINSLNVSVAAALCMFEARRQRMRSNT; encoded by the coding sequence ATGACAAAAGAAAAGCACACAGGTCTCATTTACGGACGCAATCCGATACTGGAATGGATTGACAGCGGGTTGGGGATCAAAGTTGTTTATATATCACGCGATGCCGGACAAAAACCTGTCCGCGATATTTTACGCTATTGTGATCAAAAATCTGTGCCGCTACAGCGCGTTTCCCCGCACGATATTTCCAGGATTACCGGTACTCATAAACATCAGAATGTGGCAGCCCGCGTGGAGCTGCCCGGATATGTTGAACTGGATGAGCTTTTTAGGCAAGCGGAAAAGCGCGATGAGGCGCCGCTGATTGTGATACTGGACGGCATTACGGACCCCCATAATTTAGGTGCGATTCTCAGAACCGCAGACGCCGCCGGTGTGCACGGTGTCATTATTCCCAAAGACAAGGCTGCAGGTCTCACGGCATCGGCTGTAAAAGCGTCCGCAGGCGCTGCGGCTTACTGCCCGGTTGTGCAGGTCACTAATATTGTGCGCACGATCAAAGAGCTCAAGCAGCGCCGGCTCTGGATTACCGGTCTGGATCAGGATGCAGAGCAGACCTTTGAATATATAGATTGGTGCGGACCGTCCGCGCTGATAATGGGAAGTGAGGGGCGGGGAATACGCCGGCTGGTCCGGGATTCCTGTGATTTTATCGCTTCCATTTCCATGCATGGTCACATTAATTCGTTAAATGTTTCTGTAGCTGCCGCACTTTGCATGTTTGAAGCAAGGCGGCAGAGAATGCGGTCGAATACATAA
- a CDS encoding D-alanine--D-alanine ligase family protein — MSLLNIAVLVGGRSTEHQVSLVSGQSVISALNKEKYNVIPVGISKSGQWLYGDRVIEYMKSGKGEPPAQVYPAIDPEHPRIFTDDQSVSLPIDVVFPALHGTYGEDGTVQGLLECMNVPYVGAGVLGSSLCMDKIWQKQICRQSGLPVPDYLWFYKQDWQEKSANSDQLLQGQVVCPSHADYCRAVEEHLGYPVFVKPAGLGSSVGISRAHDRNTLLTAVDTAIRFDEKILIEAAVPNVREIEVAVLGNLRPRASVPGEVVPSNEFYDYNAKYVDNASVLNIPAPLDQNLQTQIQQTAVKSFLAADTRGMARVDFLLNAKTGAYYLNELNTIPGFTEISMYAKLWDASGIPYQTLLDHLIDLAVERHRTRRDLQVNYTPKTDWFKE, encoded by the coding sequence GTGTCTTTACTCAATATTGCCGTGCTCGTAGGTGGGCGTTCCACTGAACATCAGGTGTCGCTGGTCTCGGGACAGTCTGTGATCTCTGCATTGAATAAAGAGAAATATAATGTGATTCCCGTCGGTATCTCAAAATCCGGTCAATGGCTCTATGGTGACCGGGTGATAGAGTACATGAAATCGGGCAAGGGCGAGCCGCCGGCCCAGGTGTATCCGGCGATTGATCCGGAGCACCCGCGCATTTTTACAGACGATCAGTCTGTATCTCTACCCATTGATGTGGTATTTCCGGCGCTGCACGGAACGTACGGTGAGGACGGCACCGTGCAGGGATTGCTCGAATGCATGAATGTGCCCTATGTCGGGGCCGGAGTACTCGGATCTTCCTTGTGCATGGATAAAATCTGGCAAAAACAGATCTGCCGGCAATCCGGCTTGCCGGTACCGGATTATCTCTGGTTTTACAAACAGGATTGGCAGGAGAAATCTGCGAACAGCGATCAGCTTCTTCAAGGCCAGGTGGTCTGTCCGTCGCATGCCGACTATTGCCGCGCCGTGGAAGAACATCTGGGATATCCCGTTTTTGTCAAACCGGCGGGTTTGGGCTCCAGTGTGGGCATTTCCAGGGCTCATGATCGGAATACATTGCTCACCGCTGTGGATACAGCCATCCGGTTTGATGAAAAAATACTCATCGAGGCGGCAGTGCCCAATGTCCGGGAAATTGAAGTCGCCGTGCTCGGCAATCTGCGTCCCCGAGCCAGTGTGCCCGGTGAAGTGGTGCCGTCCAATGAGTTTTATGACTATAATGCCAAATACGTGGATAATGCATCCGTTCTGAATATCCCCGCGCCGCTTGATCAAAATCTGCAAACACAGATACAGCAAACCGCTGTAAAAAGCTTTCTGGCTGCGGATACCCGGGGGATGGCCCGGGTGGATTTTCTGCTGAATGCGAAAACCGGCGCTTATTATCTCAATGAACTGAACACGATACCGGGGTTCACCGAGATCAGCATGTATGCCAAACTGTGGGATGCCTCGGGCATACCTTATCAGACACTGCTGGATCATTTGATTGATCTTGCTGTCGAACGCCATCGTACCCGGCGTGACTTGCAGGTAAATTATACACCGAAAACAGATTGGTTTAAAGAATAA
- a CDS encoding DoxX family protein, translating to MHRKKKTTLSGESLTRVHKIGLTLIRMTIGLWLFLLGLSHLTGGGQDIQAMLLDMEIMSFLRTAAAWPWLCALLTVFFSWGFLFAGLLLMLGLFSRIAALTALLFSLLFYLLENPYFSLLSPEYAIQLFSIDLLQLLFLFTIILFPTGAYWGVDALLDALQRSGARKTGKKRSSRPTAEDKATRRQILKHAMIIPFWGIGGFLLSRLNLFPEKQKKNEPGSLIVTAAYLQKKIQPASLGSLKISSLCLLTDLFLGEANDRATEHLNPLIRSSYDSDRIFATLKLAQLTGMRTIIGFPSTLGPLQQFRRTEGRTLQYIALCPWDEALARAEQLIGQGAAACVMPADYLLAHGRYQLIRAFVDQVKQYGVPAGIAAHSTQAVKWCLNHRIQPDFWLKTCNTGNAELTRDNPVWCPDPEETLRYMRTLEQPWIASHVLAAGRLPIQGGFEFARRGNPGAMAVSAFDVQIPEYVQAYTNLKP from the coding sequence ATGCATAGAAAGAAAAAGACAACTCTATCTGGTGAGAGCCTGACCCGGGTTCATAAAATCGGATTAACTCTGATTCGTATGACGATCGGGCTCTGGCTGTTCCTGCTCGGATTGAGTCATTTAACCGGCGGCGGTCAGGATATTCAGGCCATGCTGCTGGATATGGAAATAATGTCGTTCCTGCGGACGGCTGCCGCCTGGCCGTGGTTGTGCGCCTTGCTAACTGTGTTTTTCAGTTGGGGCTTTTTATTTGCCGGACTGCTGCTGATGCTGGGACTGTTCTCTCGAATTGCGGCATTAACAGCTCTTTTGTTTTCTCTGCTGTTTTATTTATTGGAAAACCCGTATTTTTCATTGCTGTCCCCAGAGTATGCAATACAGTTGTTCAGCATTGATTTGTTACAGTTGCTCTTTTTGTTCACCATAATTCTGTTTCCCACTGGAGCGTACTGGGGCGTGGATGCGCTTCTCGACGCGTTGCAGCGTTCCGGTGCCCGCAAAACCGGCAAGAAACGCAGCAGCCGTCCAACTGCCGAAGACAAAGCGACAAGACGTCAGATCCTGAAACATGCTATGATTATTCCGTTCTGGGGAATTGGCGGATTTTTGCTCAGCCGCTTGAATCTTTTCCCGGAAAAACAGAAAAAAAACGAACCGGGTTCACTGATTGTCACCGCAGCATATCTGCAAAAAAAGATACAACCGGCATCCCTTGGTTCTTTAAAAATCAGTTCTCTCTGTTTGTTAACAGATTTGTTCCTCGGCGAGGCAAATGATCGTGCCACAGAACACCTGAATCCGCTTATCAGGAGCAGCTACGATTCGGATCGCATATTTGCCACCCTAAAGCTGGCGCAACTCACCGGCATGCGTACGATCATCGGCTTCCCGTCTACACTCGGTCCGCTGCAGCAATTCCGGCGAACTGAAGGCAGAACACTGCAGTATATTGCGCTTTGTCCCTGGGATGAGGCGCTGGCACGTGCCGAGCAGCTTATCGGACAGGGCGCCGCGGCCTGTGTAATGCCGGCCGATTATCTGCTGGCGCACGGACGCTATCAATTGATTCGTGCCTTTGTCGATCAGGTGAAACAATACGGTGTTCCGGCAGGGATCGCCGCCCATTCAACACAGGCGGTCAAATGGTGCCTGAATCATCGTATTCAACCCGATTTCTGGCTGAAAACCTGCAATACCGGCAACGCCGAGCTTACACGTGATAATCCGGTCTGGTGTCCGGATCCCGAGGAGACGCTGCGCTATATGCGGACACTGGAGCAACCCTGGATTGCTTCTCATGTTCTTGCCGCGGGCCGATTGCCCATCCAGGGCGGATTTGAATTTGCCCGTCGGGGCAATCCGGGAGCTATGGCCGTGTCTGCTTTTGACGTTCAAATACCCGAATATGTGCAGGCATACACAAACCTCAAACCCTGA
- a CDS encoding porin family protein produces the protein MRLKIIAIFVIACAFPVVIQAKTGFDYGAKMAFTRSRLDIDGFFDSRDWRSGLNVAVYAEKEIFDHISLALQLEYAQRGFIHDQVETSETGKRINTVRANTRLDYVSLPVFLQLKVPAKSITPFIQAGPRIDYLTEYRRGKWLFSSVTGNGSIC, from the coding sequence ATGAGACTAAAAATAATTGCCATTTTTGTTATAGCTTGCGCCTTTCCTGTCGTTATACAGGCGAAAACCGGATTTGATTATGGTGCAAAGATGGCGTTTACTCGTTCCAGGCTTGATATTGACGGATTTTTTGATTCCAGAGATTGGCGTTCCGGATTAAATGTTGCCGTGTATGCGGAAAAAGAAATTTTTGATCATATCTCACTCGCTTTACAGTTGGAATACGCTCAAAGAGGGTTTATTCACGATCAAGTTGAAACCAGTGAAACCGGAAAAAGAATCAATACAGTTCGGGCAAACACCCGACTGGATTATGTATCACTGCCTGTCTTTCTGCAACTAAAAGTACCTGCTAAATCCATCACACCTTTCATTCAGGCCGGGCCGCGTATTGATTATTTGACAGAATACAGAAGAGGGAAATGGCTGTTTTCTTCTGTAACTGGTAACGGATCAATTTGCTGA
- a CDS encoding FMN-binding protein: MKAILVFVFLLITHSVFAGLQEKAEQKLMTWDSDLDVLFKRYTLPQALESDIEKKSSQKFLQDFVYLWTLEKQGFSAFAIADAVRARSALISTLIVIDSSCTVVYMDILNYHGHYGRQIIDRRWFEQFYGVSIDSEQSLDRKIDAISGATSSSNAVSRGVRRWLIFVDELYKNQETLLDSSQF, encoded by the coding sequence ATGAAAGCGATACTTGTTTTTGTGTTCTTACTGATAACTCATTCTGTTTTTGCCGGTTTGCAAGAAAAAGCAGAACAAAAACTCATGACTTGGGACTCGGATCTTGACGTTTTATTTAAAAGATACACTCTGCCGCAAGCACTTGAATCTGATATTGAGAAAAAAAGTAGTCAGAAATTTTTACAAGATTTTGTCTATCTCTGGACGTTGGAAAAACAAGGGTTTTCTGCATTTGCCATAGCAGATGCCGTTCGCGCACGATCCGCCTTGATTTCGACTCTGATTGTTATCGATTCAAGCTGCACTGTGGTGTATATGGACATATTGAACTATCATGGTCATTACGGCAGGCAAATAATAGACCGCCGCTGGTTTGAGCAATTTTACGGGGTATCCATAGATTCGGAGCAATCTCTGGACCGGAAGATTGACGCAATCTCCGGAGCAACGAGTTCTTCAAATGCCGTGAGTCGGGGTGTGAGACGCTGGTTGATTTTTGTGGATGAGCTCTATAAAAATCAGGAAACCCTGCTTGATTCATCTCAATTTTGA
- a CDS encoding porin, with the protein MKFFTVLVILLLSVVVRGQNEFFSPTSSIGGYGELHYNMDRTQETRTLDFHRFILFYRHEWTPIWSFNSEVELEHNLVKSGQGELELEQAYVDFHPDPRFGFRAGVVLAPVGIFNLVHEPPTFLSVERPDYAKVIIPTTWFGNGMSFYGVFRDLEYNMTLMEGLDADGFSPESGLRGGRQKGYKANADDLLKSIRLDYTGIAGARVGFSWSINDAYRNDADPVGFQLYELHGRYQRHGIYATAEYGTILYDQYTLPEAEIESSVGYYIDLGYNIGRFWNLNTEIIPWVRWTDYNTVHSALNPTELESQYHYQKWLMGISVKPIDSVVFKLDFAVKTDQLEETDTKLLNLGVGYMF; encoded by the coding sequence ATGAAGTTTTTTACTGTTTTGGTCATACTTTTGCTCTCCGTTGTTGTACGGGGGCAAAACGAATTTTTTTCACCCACTTCCTCCATTGGAGGATATGGTGAGTTGCATTATAATATGGACCGCACACAGGAAACCCGGACTTTGGACTTTCACAGGTTTATTCTTTTTTACCGGCATGAATGGACACCCATTTGGTCTTTCAATTCCGAGGTGGAACTTGAACACAATTTAGTGAAAAGCGGACAGGGAGAACTTGAGCTTGAACAGGCCTATGTTGATTTTCATCCGGATCCGCGTTTTGGATTTCGGGCGGGAGTGGTTTTAGCTCCTGTCGGAATATTCAATCTGGTACATGAGCCCCCCACTTTTTTAAGTGTGGAACGGCCTGATTACGCCAAAGTAATCATCCCTACAACCTGGTTTGGAAATGGTATGTCTTTTTACGGAGTGTTTCGGGACCTGGAATACAATATGACATTGATGGAAGGACTCGATGCAGATGGATTTTCTCCTGAATCGGGGCTGAGAGGCGGCCGACAAAAGGGGTACAAGGCCAACGCCGATGATCTCCTGAAAAGCATCAGGCTGGATTATACTGGTATCGCCGGAGCCCGGGTGGGATTTTCCTGGTCGATCAATGATGCCTATCGTAATGATGCAGATCCTGTAGGCTTTCAGTTGTATGAACTTCACGGACGCTATCAGCGCCATGGAATTTATGCGACCGCAGAGTATGGAACCATTCTTTACGATCAATATACTTTACCAGAAGCCGAAATCGAATCATCAGTCGGTTATTATATCGATCTTGGTTATAATATTGGCCGGTTTTGGAATTTGAATACTGAAATTATACCCTGGGTTCGATGGACGGATTATAATACAGTTCATTCAGCTCTAAACCCTACTGAACTTGAAAGCCAATATCACTATCAAAAATGGCTCATGGGCATTTCTGTGAAACCCATTGACTCGGTTGTATTCAAATTGGATTTTGCTGTCAAAACCGATCAACTGGAGGAAACAGATACGAAACTGCTGAATTTGGGCGTTGGATACATGTTTTAG
- a CDS encoding LuxR C-terminal-related transcriptional regulator, translating into MNAESEIVIIESSEIIQEGLIRIVRRALPEFQIVCLASFKEFESRIATGMPKLIIVNTELLKQGFLNVFKNQTSVKKVGLITHFFNREQENIFDDLIYLSDSSALIEKIVKSKFTYSETANRNESLSNRELDVLKLLVKGYPNKQIAAALHISVHTVVSHRKNISAKLGIKSIAGLAIMEVINNIIDVDDYLDVQ; encoded by the coding sequence ATGAATGCCGAATCTGAAATTGTTATCATCGAATCCTCGGAAATTATTCAGGAGGGATTGATCCGAATAGTGAGACGGGCCCTGCCTGAATTCCAGATTGTTTGTCTTGCTTCATTTAAGGAATTTGAATCTCGTATTGCAACTGGTATGCCCAAATTGATCATTGTAAATACCGAATTGCTAAAACAAGGATTTCTTAATGTTTTTAAAAACCAGACGTCTGTAAAAAAGGTTGGTTTGATAACTCATTTTTTCAACCGTGAGCAGGAAAATATTTTTGATGATTTGATTTATTTGTCGGATAGCAGTGCGCTTATTGAAAAGATTGTAAAAAGCAAATTTACATACTCGGAAACAGCAAATCGAAATGAATCCTTGTCCAATCGCGAACTGGATGTGCTGAAACTATTGGTTAAAGGGTATCCCAACAAACAAATTGCCGCAGCGCTTCACATTAGCGTTCACACCGTTGTATCCCACCGAAAGAATATTTCCGCAAAATTGGGCATCAAATCCATTGCCGGTCTGGCTATTATGGAAGTGATTAACAATATTATTGATGTTGATGATTATCTTGATGTTCAATAA
- a CDS encoding glycoside hydrolase family 3 C-terminal domain-containing protein: MSRFSTFLFIYILISVLTAQSSEYPFQNPELPTADRIDDLVSRLTLEEKVNQLLYNAPAIPHLDIPAYNWWSECLHGVARNGRATVFPQAIGLAATFDTDLMYRIGAVIATEGRAKYNACSAQGYRGQYQGLTFWSPNVNIFRDPRWGRGQETYGEDPYLSSRIGVAFVRGLQGDHPKYIKAAGCAKHYVVHSGPEGLRHEFDAKVSRKDLWETYMPAFEALVTEAKVEGVMGAYNRTNGEPCCAHPYLMQDVLRGQWNFDGYFTSDCWAIHDFYEGHNVVETPAQAAALALNTGCNLNCGNTYPEILNAVDQGLVTEKTVDRNLKELLGTRFRLGLFDPPGTVPFDSISTDVINCPEHQALALEAAQKSIVLLKNSDNLLPLDKNLRKVYITGPLATDLQCLLGNYYGLSDNMITMMEGITHSLSDHTAIQYRQGALLNRPNANPIDWFSGVAAASNVTIACVGINGLLEGEEGESIASPSKGDRFDISLPRSQMNLLQSLRQSTDSLVVVLTGGSPFTCSEVYELADALVFHWYSGERGGQAVADILFGDAVPSGRLPITFPKSLDDLPPYDDYSMPGRTYRYMEKDALFPFGFGLSYTTFEYQNITTAQAAIQPGESTTVSVMVTNTGSIAADEVVQLYIRDDKASVRVPYISLKDMKRITLNPGEQRSVSFAITPDLLKLVNETGERVLESGDFTLFIGGAPPLSRSLEPGSSAMAGNSNNGSIKNILIQNRKLCLERRPIVYGF, translated from the coding sequence ATGTCCAGATTTAGCACTTTCCTGTTCATCTACATATTAATCAGTGTGTTAACGGCACAATCTTCAGAGTATCCATTTCAAAACCCTGAACTCCCGACAGCTGATCGCATTGATGATCTGGTTTCGCGTCTGACCCTGGAGGAAAAAGTCAATCAGCTGCTTTACAATGCGCCTGCCATACCGCATCTGGACATTCCCGCTTATAACTGGTGGAGCGAATGCCTGCACGGTGTGGCGCGTAACGGCCGCGCCACGGTTTTTCCCCAGGCTATTGGTCTGGCGGCAACGTTCGATACGGACCTGATGTACCGTATCGGAGCTGTGATCGCCACGGAAGGGCGGGCCAAGTACAACGCCTGTTCGGCGCAGGGATACCGCGGTCAGTATCAGGGGCTGACCTTCTGGTCGCCGAATGTGAATATTTTCCGCGATCCGCGCTGGGGCCGCGGCCAGGAAACCTATGGAGAAGACCCATATCTGAGCAGCCGAATCGGTGTAGCGTTTGTAAGGGGATTGCAGGGCGATCACCCGAAATACATCAAAGCCGCGGGCTGCGCCAAGCATTATGTGGTGCACAGCGGTCCGGAGGGATTGCGGCACGAATTTGACGCCAAAGTATCCCGGAAGGACCTGTGGGAAACCTATATGCCGGCATTTGAAGCTCTGGTCACCGAAGCCAAAGTGGAAGGTGTGATGGGCGCCTACAACCGCACCAACGGAGAGCCCTGCTGCGCGCATCCGTATTTAATGCAGGACGTTCTGCGCGGTCAGTGGAATTTTGACGGTTATTTTACCTCGGATTGTTGGGCCATACATGATTTTTATGAAGGACATAATGTGGTGGAAACGCCGGCTCAGGCCGCCGCTCTCGCACTCAACACCGGCTGCAATTTAAACTGCGGAAATACCTATCCGGAAATACTCAATGCCGTTGATCAGGGTCTGGTCACAGAAAAAACAGTGGATCGGAATCTCAAGGAACTGCTGGGAACCCGGTTCCGCCTTGGTTTATTCGATCCGCCGGGCACCGTACCGTTTGACTCGATTTCCACTGACGTCATCAACTGCCCTGAACATCAGGCATTGGCCCTGGAAGCTGCGCAAAAATCCATTGTACTGCTCAAAAACAGCGACAACCTGCTGCCGCTGGACAAGAATTTGCGCAAAGTCTACATCACCGGGCCGCTGGCAACGGATTTGCAGTGTCTGCTGGGCAATTATTACGGACTCTCGGACAATATGATCACCATGATGGAAGGGATTACGCACTCTTTATCGGATCATACTGCGATTCAGTATCGCCAGGGCGCTTTGTTGAACCGCCCGAATGCCAATCCCATCGACTGGTTCAGCGGCGTGGCTGCAGCATCGAATGTAACCATCGCCTGCGTGGGAATCAACGGACTGCTGGAAGGTGAAGAGGGAGAATCCATTGCCTCGCCGAGCAAGGGAGACCGGTTTGATATTTCCCTGCCCCGGAGTCAGATGAACCTGCTGCAAAGCCTTCGCCAAAGCACGGATTCGCTGGTGGTCGTGCTGACCGGCGGCAGCCCATTCACCTGTTCCGAGGTGTATGAACTGGCGGATGCTTTGGTCTTTCACTGGTATTCGGGTGAACGCGGCGGACAAGCGGTGGCCGACATTCTGTTCGGGGATGCCGTACCCTCCGGACGCCTGCCGATCACGTTTCCGAAATCCCTGGACGATCTTCCGCCTTATGATGATTACAGTATGCCGGGACGCACTTATCGATACATGGAAAAAGACGCGTTGTTTCCGTTCGGATTCGGATTGAGCTATACGACGTTTGAATATCAAAATATAACCACCGCACAAGCAGCCATTCAGCCGGGAGAATCCACAACGGTTAGCGTGATGGTGACCAATACCGGGAGCATTGCAGCGGACGAGGTGGTGCAATTGTATATCCGGGATGACAAGGCATCTGTGCGCGTGCCGTACATTTCACTCAAAGACATGAAGCGAATTACTCTGAATCCCGGCGAACAGCGTAGCGTCTCCTTTGCCATTACCCCGGACCTGCTCAAGCTGGTTAACGAAACGGGCGAACGGGTACTGGAATCCGGCGACTTTACGCTTTTTATCGGCGGCGCCCCTCCCCTTTCCCGCAGTCTGGAGCCTGGGAGCAGCGCAATGGCAGGAAACTCTAATAACGGTTCAATAAAAAATATTCTTATACAAAACCGAAAACTCTGCTTGGAACGGCGCCCGATTGTCTACGGCTTTTGA